The genomic region GGCCAGCAGCAACCCCACCCCGCCGAGGATCACCGCCCGCCGTCCGAGCCGGTCGGTGAGCCAGCCCACAATCGGCGAGAACGCGTACATGCCCGCGATGTGCAGGCTCAGCACGATGCCGACCAGTCGCAGCACGTCCGCGTCGGCGTGCGACTCACCGAGCCGGACCGGGGTCATCGCCATCACCGCCACCATCACCAGGTGACCGACCGCCACGGCGGCGATGCCGAGCCGGGCGGCGGGCTGCCCGCGTACCACCGACCAGGCCGCCCGCATCCCGGCGCCGCGCGGCACGCGCGCCCCGACCGGCGCGGCGGCCGGCGTCGCATCACCGCCCACCTGGCCGCCCACAGCCGGTGCCTCCGCCACCACGGCGGCGGCCGGTGCGTCGGTGGTCGGCACGGTGGTGGTCGGCGCAGCGACGGCCGGTGCGGCGGTCGCCGCGATTCGGCGCGCGGTGAGCAGCGGGTCGGGCCGGAGCAACACGAGGAGTACGCCGCCAGCCAACACGAACGCCGCCGCGCTGAACGCGAACGGGCCGGCCAGCGGCGGCAGCCCCCAGCCTGTGGTGACCCGGTCGGCAAGCGCGGCGAAGTTCGGGGCGGCTACCGCGCCGATCGTGGTGGCCCAGATGATCACCGACAGCTGCCGGCCCCGCCGGGTCGGCTCGGCGAGGTCCACCGCCGTGTAGCGGGCCTGCAGGTTCGCGGCGGTGCCACCACCGAAGAGCAGCATGCCGAGAAACAGCAGCGGCACCCAGCGGGTGGCCGCCGCCAGCACCACGAGCACACCGCCGACGGCACCGACCGCGTACGCCACGACCAGACCCGGTCGGCGGCCGTGCCGGGCCATGATCCGGGTGACCGGGATGGCGAGCAGCGCCGCACCGACCACGCCGGCGCTCTGCGCGATGCCGGCCACGGCGGTGCCGGCGATCCGGGCGGCGAGCAGCGCGCCGACGGCGATGCCGATGGTCACCCCGACCCCGCCGATGATCTGGGTGCCGAAGAGCAGGCGCAGGGTCCGCCGCTGGATCGACGCGACGTCAGGCCGGGCGGTACGCGGCGCGGTCAGGTCGGTGGCCATCGACGCTCCTCGGGACGGGTGACCCATCCTCGCGCACCCGCGCCGACCGGCGGAAACCGGTTTCGCCGGCGACCGATCCGGTGCTCGTCGTATCGGGCCACACCGACCGGCATCCGCCGGCGGATGCCGGGTCGGCTACGCGGTCCCCTTCTCACCAACGGCGTTGGCCCACAGCACACTGTCGCTTCGCCGACCGTACGGCCCTCGTCAGCCGCGCAGGGCGCGGGCTGCGACGGTCAGGTCGGCGACAAGCCCTTCGTACGCCTTGTCCTGGTCGTCGGCCCGCAACACCGCCGACGGGTGGATGGTGGCCAGCAGCCGGGCCGAGGGCGCGTCGGCCCGCTTTCCAGCGTTGTCCACCGGCACGCGCTGGAAGTCCTCCGGGCGCTGGGCCGATTCGGGCCAGGGCAGCAGTTCGCCCCGCTGCCGGGTGACCCGGAAGGACGGCCCGAGCAGCGCCTTGGCGGCGGTCGCGCCGAGCACCACCACGATCTCCGGACGCAGCCGGGCGAACTCGGCGACCAACCAGGGCCGGCAGGCGGTGATGTGCACCTGGTCGGGCGTCTGGTGGATCCGCCGCTTGCCGCGCAGCTGGAACCGGAAGTGCTTCACGGCATTGGTGAGGTAGAGCTGCTTGGGATCGAGCGCGGCGTCGTCCACCGCGCGTCGCAGCAGCCGGCCTGCGGGGCCGACGAAGGGCAGACCCTTCTGATCTTCCATGTCGCCGGGTTGCTCGCCGACAAGCACCACCCGGGCGCTCTCGTCACCTCGGCCGAAGACCGTCTGCGAGGCGTCCCGGTACAGCTCACAGCCCTGACAGCCGCCGGCAGCGGTGCGCAGCTCGTCGATGGTGTCGGCGCCGGTCGGGATGAACCGCTGGGCGCCCGGAGCGCTCCCGGTCTGCTCGGCCATGGCGACTGTTATATACCCCTTGGACGCCGACTGCCGGGTACGCCCTGGCCGTGCCTCCCGCGTCAGTACCCGCCGCCACCGCCATCCCCACCCGAGGCCATCGCGATCAGCACGATGACGATGATGACGACCACCACCGCCACCGCGATCCAGACTCCCTTACGCGCCCCATTCGAAGCCAAGACCCCCACCTCCGGCGCCCGCATACCCACGCCGCCCACCTCGAACCCCCGCGATCTTGCACTTCCTGCCCGGGCGAAGCCCTCATAAAGGGCATCTCAGCGACCCAAAGGCAAGATCGCGGGAGAGATGGGGTGGGGCCAGGGTCAGGTGGGGAAGTTCGGGGGTGGGGTGGGGTTTGTGGCTTGGGTCAGGGCTTCGGCCAGGGGGATCAGGTCGTCTGTCGTCAGAGGGCTCACCGTTATGCGTACTGCTGGTGAGGCGGCGATCCGGTAGAGGGCCCCGGGGGCCACCACCCAGCCGGCGTCGCGCAGCACTGTCACCGCGCTTGTCTCGTCCGCCACCGGCAGCCAGACGTTGATGCCGCTGCGGCCGTACGCGGTCAGGCCGTGCTCCGCCAGTGCGGCCACCAGCCCGTCGCGCCGCAGCTCGTAGCTCTGCGCCGCCCGGTGCACCAGCTCGGTGACCGCCG from Micromonospora profundi harbors:
- a CDS encoding MFS transporter; translated protein: MATDLTAPRTARPDVASIQRRTLRLLFGTQIIGGVGVTIGIAVGALLAARIAGTAVAGIAQSAGVVGAALLAIPVTRIMARHGRRPGLVVAYAVGAVGGVLVVLAAATRWVPLLFLGMLLFGGGTAANLQARYTAVDLAEPTRRGRQLSVIIWATTIGAVAAPNFAALADRVTTGWGLPPLAGPFAFSAAAFVLAGGVLLVLLRPDPLLTARRIAATAAPAVAAPTTTVPTTDAPAAAVVAEAPAVGGQVGGDATPAAAPVGARVPRGAGMRAAWSVVRGQPAARLGIAAVAVGHLVMVAVMAMTPVRLGESHADADVLRLVGIVLSLHIAGMYAFSPIVGWLTDRLGRRAVILGGVGLLLAACAVAGTAGHHTPRLSVGLVLLGLGWSGTMVAGSTLLSESVPAGVRPSVQGLSDLTMGLAGAGAAVAAGFVMQVAGYPVLTLLAAVATVPLVALALRPVPTGASDEEG
- a CDS encoding UdgX family uracil-DNA binding protein (This protein belongs to the uracil DNA glycosylase superfamily, members of which act in excision repair of DNA. However, it belongs more specifically to UdgX branch, whose founding member was found to bind uracil in DNA (where it does not belong), without cleaving it, appears to promote DNA repair by a pathway involving RecA, rather than base excision.) codes for the protein MAEQTGSAPGAQRFIPTGADTIDELRTAAGGCQGCELYRDASQTVFGRGDESARVVLVGEQPGDMEDQKGLPFVGPAGRLLRRAVDDAALDPKQLYLTNAVKHFRFQLRGKRRIHQTPDQVHITACRPWLVAEFARLRPEIVVVLGATAAKALLGPSFRVTRQRGELLPWPESAQRPEDFQRVPVDNAGKRADAPSARLLATIHPSAVLRADDQDKAYEGLVADLTVAARALRG